The genomic DNA TTGCGTGATATTTTtcgttaaaaatttaaaaaaaattaaaattgatcattGTTATACATTATTTGCGGAGATGACATCATATAACTTTCTATGAGAGAAGTTGTGAAATTCTAAATTcccttcaaaatattatttttggatagGGTGTGATGCTTACAGAAATCTTGATGGATGAAAAAAATTGTGCATTATGGTTATTCATTGAAATGTGTTCGAAGAGATAAAGACGACACCTCACTTGTTTTTACATTGCAAATGAGTGACTACGATTTGGAGCATACTTTGGAACATTATTGACATTGAGTGGTGATGCTTGAGTCAATAGTTGGTTGCTGGAATGTTTGAATATAAACGTGAGCTCAGATGGATTGAGACGATGAGTCCCTATCCCGATAATTTTTTGATGAACTATTTGGCTAGAAAGAAATTGTAAGACTTTCAGTAATCGTAGTCGACCGATTCGTTTACTCCACaatgctattattatgacgatagGGGAGTTCTCTTCTCGAAACGGTGAAGGAAAATCGGTGAACTCATTAATCGTTTTTAAGATGTCTAAGCTCGTTAAtactaaattttatgttatgtttgttcgttgtgaacatttttttatatttattttgttactcTCAAATGATTAATCTAATTGAGTTTTTGGTGTATTTGATGACATGGTAAACACTTTTATTGTTTTCGTCGTTAtgtttaaacaataataatttatatcttaGTGTAtacatgaattttttttagaaaataaaaatatataaatatcattaaaatttaaattaatattttctacttagtataatattttaattggatgataaaaaatattttataaattatgattctaattatagtttatatttaatatatatttagtttttatggtgatcttttatgattttcttaatttaattagtataaTATCGATacattatatttcttaaaaacataatatataatattatattgactTCCTCGACGTTATTATTGACATAGAAAAAAATCCATAAATATAAATCTGTATGCAaacaaactaaattatatttacaaaaattgcATTTTCCCTTAAGAGGTATACATTCATACCAACAAATGCACACAGCACAATGCCTATTCCTAATTCCAAACTCTAAAGTATAAATGTTATTGCTATAACCTAACTatgtataattgtttttatttatttaaattaataccaCCCCGTAACAATGGTTTCAACTTTAACTTAAACGTTATAGAGAGAAACCGCCGTGACATTTGTTCTCTTAAGCACCGACTTTGACACTTGAGCTATCGAATCGATCCTTTCTGTGTTAACATTTTTTCTTCTCCCTGAAAAACATACCAATCCACCATCCAATACAATAATCatgtttatgttatatttagtaaataatttgCTTGATGTGATAAAATGAATAAACTAGTTAAAGCAATTCACTTACTTGAAAGATATGTATTGCTTAATTTCCTCTCCTTCATAGCTAAACCATTTTTCACCCAATTCTGATTCATCTTGGAGACTTATTTCTACATATAGTTgaagaaaaaagaattaaaactAACTCGGGGTTGAACCCTAGTGTAATTCAATGGTAAATGCAAAACCTTGAAGTAAAATGTTCGACTCATCACCCTTCAGTCTCCAAAATGTACGCCCCTCATTGTCCATGAGGATGGGCTTTGTCCTAACAGAAATGCAATGTTGGTTTTCTGTTTCAAAAAAGGTATAAACAGCTTCAgaagttattaaatatattgaagTATATATCAGGATGATAAGCAGAAAGATTATTCACCTGTGCATAACATCTCTTTTGATTCCATCATCTCAGCATGAGCTTGGTCTATTTGCACTTTAAATTGTGATACAATGGTTGTATGCTCAGAAATTGAAAGAGGAACACCATTTTTAGCAATGACAGCTTCAGCCAACTCATCCTTCATCTTCTGCTTCAATTGTTTCTACTATATAATGATTTCATTGAGATTGGTTATTTGGATTTTGGATTAAACAAGGCCCATGCAGTTTTCATACCTTTTGTTTCGCAGCAacaattttatcttttgttACCTTCTCCTCCTCAAAACATTTCAGTTTTTGTTCTTCCATCCAATTCCTTACCTTCCTGCAATAGATTATGACTTGTTATTGAGAGAATTGGCAAAAAAAAATGGATTCTTTGTTTTTAAACTTACCTGGTGCAAAGAACTTCATCACACACAAAGTTTACAAGAGTAAGCCTTTCTGTGGAGTTTAAACTCTCATAGCTGTGAACTCCCCCATCAAGTCTATCCAATTTCAAATTCCCTGATAGAAATGTTGAAGTAGTAGAGATGCATTTATGTAGTGCATGAAGCCATGATGTTTTGTGGTTTAATCTATGAGTTATCACATTAGAGCTGCAACAAGAATACACAAGCAATTCATAAAGCATGAACAATTCATCTCTGTTGATTCTGCGTAGATACTTTACCTCTCTCCCGAGTCTGTTTGTATCAGGGTTAACAAACGAACAAGAAACTGGGCAACTGGATAAGAACGTCCTATACATCCACCACCCACGCGAGTTAGTTCTTGCAAGATGTATTCAGGCTCATCTTTCTTCAGTTCAAGAACCTGCCAAATAAGAAGGTTGGAACACAAAAGGGTAAAAACATCAAATGAAGAACTGTCTACCTTTACGGACTGGACATCAGAACCATTGACAATAAGCATCTCTGAAACAGATGCAAAGCCAGTTGATTTTGCAGTGTGTAAAAGAATCCCAGTGGGTTGTTGCCCGCTTTTCTT from Impatiens glandulifera chromosome 9, dImpGla2.1, whole genome shotgun sequence includes the following:
- the LOC124916092 gene encoding uncharacterized protein LOC124916092, which translates into the protein MDVSSTSASEQNPQGHISSASVAPALAPEKTQTKKRNGCPGVRVVGGRIYDSQNGKTCHQCRQKTMDIMASCKNEKQYMSGFCPRCRAICNCSCCRKKSGQQPTGILLHTAKSTGFASVSEMLIVNGSDVQSVKVLELKKDEPEYILQELTRVGGGCIGRSYPVAQFLVRLLTLIQTDSGESSNVITHRLNHKTSWLHALHKCISTTSTFLSGNLKLDRLDGGVHSYESLNSTERLTLVNFVCDEVLCTRKVRNWMEEQKLKCFEEEKVTKDKIVAAKQKKQLKQKMKDELAEAVIAKNGVPLSISEHTTIVSQFKVQIDQAHAEMMESKEMLCTGE